Sequence from the Curtobacterium sp. MCLR17_007 genome:
CCACGGCAGTCCACGAAGCGCCGTCGTCCGCCGGAGCGCCAGCCACGCGCGGATCGACATGCGTGGCGGCCGACCCGTGCGGGTCCGGCGAACAGCGAAGAACTGCTCCGCCCCCAACGCCGCTTGCGCATTCTGCTTGGACATGCCGGTGAGGGCGCCGTAGTTCCGCTCGTTCAACCGCCACGTCGACTCGATCGGCGCATCACGTCCGAGGACGTCGGTGACGAGCTCCGCCGTATGGAGCGCCCGCTCGAGCGTCGACGTGAGCACGAGGTCCGGTCGGATGCCCGCATGCAGAAGTAGCAACCCAGCCCGATTCGCTTCGGCGGTGCCCTGTTCGGTCAGCGCGACGTCTCGCAAGCCGGTGAAGGTGCCGGCAGCGTTCGCAGTGCTCTGTCCGTGGCGGAGCAGAACAAGCTGGCCGGTCACGGGGTGTCCCATGGCAGTGGGGCATCGAACCCGACCGGATCAACGGGCACTACGAGCACTGAACGGTGCTGCTGATGGGTCAGCCGTGCCGCGACCGACCCCGTGAAGAACTCCGCGATTCGACCCGCTCCCGTCCTGGCCCCGACGACCAGCATCGCCGCGTCGCGGTCTTCGGCCACCTGCGACAGTGCCCGGCTCGGATCCCCGACACCCGGGACGAACGTGACGTCGACGCCGTAGGTCGTTGCGGCAGCACGTACTGCCGCCTCGTCACTGTCCGACAAGCCCTGCGGTGTCGCGTCAGCGGTGTCAGGGTCGATCGGTTCCACCATCACCGACCCGTCCGAGCGCGTACCGGCATCGATGAGCGATGCATCCACGCTGACGCACACCAGCGTCGTACCGAAGCGGCGCGCGATGGACGACGCAACCTCGATGACCCCCGGAGCGAGGCCGGGCAGGACGCCGACGACGACCGGTCCGGTACCGATTGGTGCTGTCATGACACTCCCTACCTCAGGCGCGCAGAAGCGCGACCAGCTGAGATAGGGACTGTTGTCGACAACTGTCGAGGTTGGGTCCGGCAAGCCCCACTACCGGGTCCGAAGACACCACCAGTATGCACCCGAACCCCAAGTCACGCGGGCCGTCTCGCGCACCCGCGACGTCCCGACACCGAAGGAAGCGATTCCGACGACACGGAGCGAAGCTGCCCACAACTATGGAAACGGCAGGGAAGTGAGACGATTCTCGTATGGGGTACCCCTATCGATATGCCGGAGGGCAGAGCTCTCCTTCCCGAATGAGGGTTGGCGTTTTTTCGGCGGCTACTTCTTTCCGAGACGGGCTCGTCGCAGTTCTGCGACGATGTGTGCCCGCTCGGGGTCCTTGGCCAGCGTGCGGTCGTCGACGACGTCCACGATGTGCTTGACCAGCTCCACGACCTGCTTGCGCAGGAGGAAGCCGAGCACGGAGAGGACGACCGTGATGACGCCGGTCAGGATGGTGCCGCCGAAGGCCGTCAGCATGTCCACCGTGGTGTCGGTGATGGGCATGTTGCCTCCTTCGGGTTTGGCCGTATGGCCAGCCCGCCCGTCGTGGGCGGGGGTCTAGAGCGCCGGGAGCCGACGCGAGCGCCCGGTGGGCGCGTAGTACCCCTATGCGCGGAGCGAGTGGCCTGCTGCGTGCTCCGGCGTTGAGGGCATGGAAAAGGCCGGCCCTAACGGGACCGGCCTGTTTGTGGTGCTCGGGTGCTGCGCTGAAGGCAGAGTCGTCTCGAGCGGTTCCAGCCTACGGTTCGGGCTGGACATGAAGAAAGCCAGTCCGATGGACTGGCTTTTTGCGCGCACTAATGACGTGTGCCACAGCATAGCTCGTTTCGGGACATACCTGCAAGCATGCGGATTAGAGCCAGTTGGCCTTGTTCAGCCGCCGACGAGTGGGCTCCGCTGGGGCGGCTTCGTTCGGTGTCGTCGTTATTGGTGCGTTCGATGTCGGGTTGCGACCCGCGGATCTCGGTGGGTGGTTGTTCCGAGGAGCAGCGCACCGCCGCCGATCGCTGCCACCGCTGCGCAGAGCAGCGCGGTGGTCGTGGCGTCGGTCGCGTGGAGGAGGGCGGCGCCGACTGCTGGTGCGATCGCGGTGGCGATGGTCACGGGGGCGGCGAAGATCCCGGTGAGGTGTCCGGTGTTCGCTGTGCCCCACCGGTCGACCACGACTGATGCCTGGATCAACGTGAGGGAGCCGCGGGCTGCGCCGGCGAGGACGGCTAAGCCGATGGCCGCGGGGAGAGCGCCGGCCCCTGCGGCGAAGCCGGCCAGCGCGATCACCGCGACCGCCGCAACCGCGGTGACAGCTGGGACGGTCGTGGTGCCGCGTCCGAACGCGAAGAACGCGCGGCCGGCGACCTGTCCGACGCCGACGAGGCCGAAGGCGGTCGCAGCGGCCGCGGCGGCAAGTCCTGCGCTGGTCAGGAGGGGCACGAGATTGATGGTGAGGGCGTACAGCGCGAGCGCGAGGCCGGTGACGCCGACCTGCAGGAGCAGGAACGGTCTCGATCGTGCGATCCGGCGGACTCTGAACGGATCAGCGCGCGCGCCTGCCTCAGGTACGCCGTCGATGTGTGGCCACCGACGTGGGAGGAGGGTGGCGTGGATCGGGGCCACGGTGACGAGCAGGATGCCGGCGAGGATTAGGAAGCTTCCACGCCATCCGAGGGCGTGCGTGAGGGCGACGGCGATGGGCGCGAAGATCGTCGAGGCGAGCCCGGCGGCGAGAGTCACAACGGTCAGAGCAGTACCACGGCGGGCGCCGAACGTGGTGTTGATGACCGTGAACGCGGCCTGGTACAGGGTCGCGGACTGGCCGAGACCGACGACGCACCATGCGGAGATGAACAGCGGGAACGAGGGTGCGACGGCGACCGCCACGAGGCCGACTGCGCCGGCGACTGTCCCGACCGTCATCGCCAGGCGCGGTCCCGCCCGGTCCAGGAGCCGCCCGACCGGGATCCCCGCGGCGGCGGAGAGGATCAACCCGGCGGAGAACGCCGTGGTGATGAGGACCACGGACCATCCGGTGTCCCGCGCGATCGCGGTACTGGTGGCGGGGAGGGCGTAGTACAGGGTTCCCCAGGAGATCACCTGCGACACGGACAAGCCGATCAGCAGAAACGGGTGCCGGGGCTGGTCAGCCACGGAGTGCGCTGGGTGGTTCAGCTCCGACCTGTGCCGTCGTCACTGCTTGAGGAGCTCGTGCTGGATGCGGTCCGCGACGGCGTCGCGCAGAGGGCGGACGTCCTCGGGCGACCAGGAGGACGGGTCGGGGAAGGACCATTCTAGGACCGTGCCTCGCGGCGTGGCTGGCAGTTCCAGGCCGGGCTTCATTAGCACGACGATGTCGGCTGCCTTGATGAGTTCCGCGGTGACCTTCCGGGGTGTCCGGTCGGTGATGTCGAGGCCGAGTTCCCCGACGGTCGCGGCGATCGAGGGGTTCACTGCCTCGGCCGGCGTGACGCCGGCGGAGGTGGCTGTATACCGCTCGGGTGCGGCGAGTTCGAGGAGTGCTGCGCCGAGTTGGGAGCGGCCGGCGT
This genomic interval carries:
- a CDS encoding MFS transporter: MSQVISWGTLYYALPATSTAIARDTGWSVVLITTAFSAGLILSAAAGIPVGRLLDRAGPRLAMTVGTVAGAVGLVAVAVAPSFPLFISAWCVVGLGQSATLYQAAFTVINTTFGARRGTALTVVTLAAGLASTIFAPIAVALTHALGWRGSFLILAGILLVTVAPIHATLLPRRWPHIDGVPEAGARADPFRVRRIARSRPFLLLQVGVTGLALALYALTINLVPLLTSAGLAAAAAATAFGLVGVGQVAGRAFFAFGRGTTTVPAVTAVAAVAVIALAGFAAGAGALPAAIGLAVLAGAARGSLTLIQASVVVDRWGTANTGHLTGIFAAPVTIATAIAPAVGAALLHATDATTTALLCAAVAAIGGGALLLGTTTHRDPRVATRHRTHQ
- a CDS encoding low molecular weight phosphatase family protein, which gives rise to MTTKPTVLFICKHNAGRSQLGAALLELAAPERYTATSAGVTPAEAVNPSIAATVGELGLDITDRTPRKVTAELIKAADIVVLMKPGLELPATPRGTVLEWSFPDPSSWSPEDVRPLRDAVADRIQHELLKQ
- a CDS encoding universal stress protein encodes the protein MTAPIGTGPVVVGVLPGLAPGVIEVASSIARRFGTTLVCVSVDASLIDAGTRSDGSVMVEPIDPDTADATPQGLSDSDEAAVRAAATTYGVDVTFVPGVGDPSRALSQVAEDRDAAMLVVGARTGAGRIAEFFTGSVAARLTHQQHRSVLVVPVDPVGFDAPLPWDTP
- a CDS encoding 2,3-diphosphoglycerate-dependent phosphoglycerate mutase, with translation MGHPVTGQLVLLRHGQSTANAAGTFTGLRDVALTEQGTAEANRAGLLLLHAGIRPDLVLTSTLERALHTAELVTDVLGRDAPIESTWRLNERNYGALTGMSKQNAQAALGAEQFFAVRRTRTGRPPRMSIRAWLALRRTTALRGLPWAAVRRTETLSDVIRRVQPVLSDRITPALRDGQTVLVVAHGNSLRALCACMDGLTDGELADLNLPTGEPLIYRFDGDGGFCPRGGKYLHPAARAAAAAVAAEGGT